Proteins encoded together in one Flavobacteriales bacterium window:
- a CDS encoding ComEC/Rec2 family competence protein codes for MERSSLFWSGWHCAPMLRFALPFAAGLGLGSLFSLSTTLVVVLATLALTLVALPAFVPFPFRLRWLPYAAATPALLITGVCWWALRTADTRPPQGAEGAHLVEVEVVHGASARHVRCDARLLRSWSADGTAATSSLTLLTLAKDSLAPLVRPGDVLMVHAGLSPPTRTPDPGGFDVRAWVGPRGIHDQGFVEAGQWRHLAHRWRWTDLFLPAQERVWRWLDRSGLPDRERAVVLALLLGIRNELDAAQKDAFARSGTMHVLAVSGMHVALIYWVLMALLKPLGGGGVARWSRAVIALLVLWGYAGITGATPSVLRATVMCSLFVIAGLSERRSATLNTLAGSALLLLVWDPRMLFQLSFQLSFLAVLGIVLCYDPIRRLWSPGNVVLRYCWSLIAVSLAAQLFTTPVSLAVFKAFPVWFLPANIIIVTLVNIGVIGGLLLLLTLPIPVLGPFIADALGGLVLLLGRVGRFFADAPFAYPDVRVTDVQGALIMAIVLAICLDRLGGQRLGRWVALAILPVLAISISTQVLHTSSARELVIFEERAGLVMALREGPHAVVLESVPGLANARQRIERFTRSSGANVLDTLSVIDLHAAQPVRAGFSAGGKCAWFGAGMSVLVVDATPLASGGPAFDVLVFIAEQEQAADAALARLRSGGQVVLSGSMDGLQRWRLRKRCTELGLACHDVRRDGAFVRVASGPA; via the coding sequence ATGGAGCGATCATCGTTGTTCTGGTCCGGATGGCACTGCGCGCCCATGCTGCGGTTCGCTCTGCCGTTCGCCGCCGGCCTGGGGCTCGGGTCGTTGTTCTCCCTCTCCACGACCCTTGTGGTCGTCCTGGCGACCTTGGCCCTGACGTTGGTCGCTCTGCCAGCGTTCGTTCCGTTCCCCTTCCGCCTGCGCTGGCTGCCCTATGCGGCCGCGACGCCGGCTTTACTGATCACAGGTGTCTGTTGGTGGGCCCTCCGTACCGCGGACACGCGACCTCCACAGGGTGCGGAGGGCGCGCATCTGGTGGAAGTGGAGGTTGTGCATGGCGCATCGGCCCGTCATGTTCGGTGCGACGCAAGGTTGCTGAGGTCCTGGTCCGCGGATGGCACGGCCGCAACGAGCTCGTTGACCCTGTTGACACTCGCCAAGGACTCCCTGGCTCCCCTCGTCCGGCCCGGCGATGTGCTCATGGTCCATGCTGGCCTGAGCCCACCGACGCGTACGCCCGACCCTGGGGGATTCGATGTACGTGCCTGGGTCGGTCCGCGCGGGATCCATGACCAAGGCTTCGTGGAGGCCGGTCAATGGCGCCACCTCGCACATCGATGGCGATGGACGGACCTCTTCCTCCCTGCCCAGGAACGCGTGTGGCGATGGCTCGACCGCAGTGGACTTCCCGATCGGGAACGTGCCGTGGTGCTCGCCCTGCTGTTGGGGATCCGCAACGAATTGGACGCCGCGCAGAAGGATGCGTTCGCCCGAAGTGGCACCATGCACGTGCTTGCTGTGAGCGGAATGCATGTGGCGTTGATCTACTGGGTGCTCATGGCCCTGCTCAAGCCGCTGGGTGGAGGGGGCGTTGCGCGTTGGTCACGCGCTGTCATCGCGTTGCTGGTGCTGTGGGGCTATGCCGGTATCACCGGTGCGACGCCCTCCGTGTTGCGTGCCACGGTGATGTGCTCGCTGTTCGTCATCGCCGGCCTCTCGGAGCGCCGCTCCGCCACACTGAACACCCTTGCGGGGTCGGCCTTGCTGCTTCTTGTCTGGGACCCGCGGATGCTCTTCCAGCTCAGCTTCCAACTGTCCTTCCTGGCCGTCCTTGGCATCGTGCTCTGCTATGATCCCATCCGCCGCTTGTGGTCTCCGGGTAACGTGGTGCTGCGATATTGTTGGTCGCTCATCGCGGTCTCCCTCGCTGCTCAGTTGTTCACCACGCCCGTCTCCCTCGCCGTATTCAAGGCTTTCCCGGTCTGGTTCCTGCCGGCCAACATCATCATCGTCACGTTGGTCAACATCGGGGTCATTGGTGGTCTGTTGCTCCTGCTTACGCTGCCGATACCTGTCCTCGGTCCGTTCATCGCCGACGCCTTGGGCGGGTTGGTGCTGCTGTTGGGCAGAGTGGGCCGGTTCTTCGCGGATGCACCGTTCGCTTATCCCGATGTGCGTGTCACCGATGTCCAAGGGGCGTTGATCATGGCCATTGTCCTGGCCATCTGCCTCGATCGCCTGGGCGGTCAACGGCTTGGGCGCTGGGTGGCGCTCGCCATTCTGCCGGTGCTGGCGATAAGCATCTCAACCCAGGTCCTGCACACCTCTTCGGCGCGGGAGCTCGTGATCTTCGAGGAACGGGCCGGTCTGGTGATGGCTCTTCGCGAAGGCCCGCATGCCGTGGTGCTGGAGAGCGTTCCGGGGCTGGCGAACGCACGACAACGGATCGAGCGGTTCACCCGGTCAAGCGGTGCCAACGTATTGGACACGCTCTCGGTCATCGATCTCCACGCCGCGCAGCCGGTCCGGGCCGGTTTCTCCGCGGGTGGTAAGTGCGCTTGGTTCGGTGCGGGGATGAGCGTACTGGTGGTGGATGCCACCCCCTTGGCGAGCGGTGGACCCGCGTTCGATGTCCTGGTCTTCATCGCGGAGCAGGAACAGGCGGCCGACGCTGCGCTCGCTCGACTTCGCTCCGGAGGCCAGGTGGTCCTGTCCGGCTCCATGGATGGGCTGCAGCGCTGGCGTCTTCGGAAGCGCTGCACCGAGCTCGGGTTGGCCTGCCACGACGTACGGCGTGACGGGGCCTTTGTCCGCGTAGCGTCGGGGCCAGCCTAG